In Leptospira fletcheri, the genomic window TTTAGATCGGAAGAGGTCAGGATTCCTTTCGTTTTACCGGAGATTTTGATTCCGGATCTTTTTCCGGCAAATCTGGCGGATCTTTTTCCCGTGTGAGACTGGGACTCGTCCACCATGTAGGAGGAGGAGAGGACGCGGTATCCGCCGGTTTTATCCTGTAGTTCCCCTGCCTGTTCTTCTTCGAAATCGAAAAAGAGATCGGCCCCCTGTTTTCTATCTCTAGGGGCCAGGTCCATGATCAGAGTACCGTTGTCGGATTTTTTCAGCCTTAGATCTTTCGTGTGAAACGAATTTAGGACGAAAGACGCCTTTTCCGGAAAAAGCGGCGTGATATTTAGGAGCAGCAGAAAAAAAGATAGGGAGATTTTACCGAAGGAAGTACCGAATTTCCTCATCCTAGTCATCCCGATCGGCAATCGCTATTTAGCTGATCGAATCCAATTGACCCACGCGTCTCTCGTGACGTCCCGCTTCGAAAGTTGTGGTTAGCCATTTTTGCGCGATACGGGCGGCTAGATCTTTTCCTAGAACACGTCCGCCCAGAACGAGGACGTTGGCGTTATTATGGCGTCTTGACATTTCCGCCGTGAATTCGTCGTGACAGAGCGCCGCCCGGATTCCTTTGAATCTATTTGCCGCGATCGAAGCTCCGATCCCTGTCCCACAAAGGGCGATCAGTCCTTCCACTTCGCCAGAAAGTACTTTCTTGCAGGCTTCGCCTATGACGAGCGGATAATCTACGGAAGATTCGTCCCTAGTTCCGTAGTCGAGGATGTCCACCGAATTTGCCAATTCGTGTCTAAGATATTCTTTTAACTCGAATCCCCCGTGGTCGGAGGCGATGCCTATTTTTTTCATGTCCTGACGTTAACGTACGGGCGGGAATTTACGGATTCAAGCAAATTCCTTGAAAAGGAGGATTTTAATCGCCGACGCTTTCTTTCAGAAATTCGGGAGCGGTCTGGAAGAATTCCCAATGTTGCAATAACAAAGCTAGATAGAGATTCGTAAAGGATTCCAGAGGTAAGGGTTCTTCCGAAAGAGAAAGCGCTTCCGCGTCGAACAGACGGTTTAAAAGTTCCCTTTTGGATTGTAGAAACGTACGGACCTCTTTTTCCTCCGTCGCGGAAAAACGGATCGTTTTTTCTTCCGAGAGAAGGTGGTTTTCGTAGAACGAATACAGTAGCTCCCTGGTTTCCCGGTAACGTCCGTAGTCCGACAAGAGAAGAATCTTTTCTTCCTTGGAAAGTCTTAGACGATGCACGCATTCCAAGCTTTGGTAGAGCGACTTGGCTTCCGAAACGGAAATTCGTTCCACCCACCGCGCTTTTTCCTCAGTAGGGAGCTTGGAATTGTAAAAATCCTTGATCTCTTTCGGAACATTTCCGGCGGAAAAACAGACGGAGGCTCTCGTCGCGGTGCGGAAGTACAGGGGTGCGGATTGGATTTCCCCCGAAAAGATTCCGGCCACCAGGAAGAGGCCGATAAGTTCCAAGCGGTTCATTCTTTTTAAGCGGAGGCTTCGAAATCTTTCATGAATTCGATCAGGGCCGCGATTCCTTCCTTCGGCATGGAATTGTAGATGGAAGCTCGCAGTCCGCCTACTAGACGATGTCCTTCCAGCCCATGCAGTCCTCGTTCTTCCGCCCTTTCCACGAACTTCGCTTCCAAGGATTTATCTTTTAACGTAAACACTGCATTCATCGTGGATCGATATGGCTTCTTGACGGGAGCGCCGTATAGAGAGGAGGAATCCAGATAATCGTAGAGTAACTTCGCCTTTTCCTCGTTTTCTCTTTCGATCGCCTCGACGCCCCCCTTTTGTTTGAGCCATTCGAAGACCAGCTTTGCCATATATATAGAGTAAGTAGGCGGAGTATTGTACATGGATTTGTTTTTGATCGTCAGGCCGTAGTCCATCAAAAGCGGGATTGCGCGGCCGGAACGACCGATGAGATCCTTTCTGATGATTAAAACGCTGAGTCCGGACGGTCCGATGTTCTTTTGGGCTCCGGCAAAAATGATTCCGAAACGAGATATGTCTATTTTACGGGAAAGAATTTCCGAAGTCATGTCGGCGACTAACGGAGCCTTCGTCAATTCCGGTATGACCGGATACCTGGATCCGAGCAGAGTATTGTTGGAAGTGATATAAACGTAAGACGCTGTTTCGTTTATGTTGGCATCGGTCAATCGGGGAATTTCCGTATAATGGTGGGAATCGCCGTCGTAGATCTTTTGGACGGGGTTATAGCGAAGGGCTTCTTCCATCGCCTTCTTGGCCCATATCCCGGTTATCGAATAGTCGGCACTTTCTCCTTCCTTCAATAAATTCAAAGGGATCGCGGAAAAATGCAACGTGGCTCCCCCGGAAAAAAAGGCGATTTCGTAATTTTCCGGAACCGAGAGTAGTTCCCGTAAGAGCGAAAGCGCTTCGTCCAAAACCTCTCCGAACAACTTGCCGCGGTGGCTGTCTTCCATGATGGACATTCCGGAAGCTCGGTAATTCAGGAATTCCGAGGCCGCCTTTTCCATTACGGGCGTAGGGAGCATGGCCGGTCCGGCGCAGAAATTGTAGATTCTCCGATGAAACTCGCGCATGGAGCTAGGGTAAAAATCCTTCGTTCGGGGGCAACTTTCTTCCACCGAACGGGATACTCGTCCGGGAAAAATCCTTGGCAGCGGGGTCCGAAAGAGCGTAGGATAGCCATTCGTATCTCGCGTTGCGTTCATCGCAAAGTTGCATTTCCAAGGAGTTCAAACATGTCACGGATTCGACCGATCGTCCTCTTGATCGCTTCTATCTTCGTTTGCGGGCAAATTCTAGCCCAAACGGGTCCTCGTCTGGGGGAAAGAGAGATTCGCTCTTCCGGGAGGGTCAATTTCGTAAACCGTTCCGCCGCTAGGGCCGACGAGGAAACGAGGGGAAATAATGCGAAGACAGGTGCGGATTTAGCGGAATCCCTGAAGAAGAATCCTCAGACTCCCGCCAGCGAAGAAGGGATCACAGTAGTGAGAGTCCTGCCCGAGGAGAAAAAATTCGGTGCGGACATTTTTAGCTTAGGTAAGGAAACGGAATTCGGGCACATCAATTCGATCCAACGGATTTTGGCCGGTTACGTAAAGGCGAACTTCGGCTACTCCGAACAGAATTCGGATACTCTCGCCACTTATATACTCTATTACAATGCGATCCATAGAAAAGGTACGGCTTATGTGAAGGGCAAATACGGCGCCGAAGTGGTCAAGAACCTGACTCCCGAAAAGATCGGAATCGCGAGACGGTACAATGAATGGCCCGATAAGACTCAGATCATTATTCCGATCGTAGGTAATATTCTTTCCGAAGACGGAAGGGACGTACACACGGACGAACTCGAAAAGGAAGTCAATAAGGATCTGGATAAGAAAAAGGAAGGTCAGGAAGATAAGAAAAAAATGGACGACCTCCAAAAGGAAAAAATCCAGGACGAAAAAAAGAAATTAGAAGAGAAGAAAGAGGAAAACAAAAACCAGCAGAAACAAGCGGCCGAAAAAGAAAAGAAAATCGAAAGGGAGCTCCAGGAATTAAATAAGGACCCTGTAAAAAACAAACAAAAAATCACCCAAAAGCAGGAAGAGAAAAAACAGGTCCAGCAACAGCAGCAGCAAGCCAAAAAAGAAGAGCAGCAGCTGAAGGAGAAGGAAAAGGAGATCTCCAAAAAAGAGGAAAGCCGCAAGTCGGATACCAAGTCCGATTCTAAATCTTCCGTGAGCGATTCTTCCAAGACCGAATCCGGTAAGACTTCCTCTGCAGATTCCAAAAAGACGGATAGTCCCGACGATAAAAAGAGCAAGGAAGAACTTCAAAAAGAACTGAAGGACACCAAACAGGAACTGCAAACCGCCAAGGAAGAGCAGAAGAAAAAAGAGGAATTCGATAAAAACGTGGTCGGCGGAAAAATCCTATTTTTAAAGACCTTAAAATATCTTTCCGACGGGCATTACAGCAACGAACTGCACGTACTGGACCCGAGTAACGACGACGAAATTTCCAGAGGAGAATTCAATAAGATCTGCGGAAGAACCTTCGAAGTATTGGACGGTAAGGCTCTCGTGGTCGGCTACGAATCCGACCATTCCGCGGAACACAAACTCATATTGATAGACCAGGAAACGCTCAAACCGGCCGTTTGGTCCAAGGATTCCGTATTCTGGCGTTCCCCCATGATTTTGAAGGGGGAAGATGTGTACGCTTTCGAAGAGAAGGACGGAAAATATTTCTTGGCCCGCTTCGACAAAGGACTGAAGAAAACGGCGTCTTCCGAAGACGAAATCAGCCCTAACTCTAACGTAACCTTTTATGGAGATAAGATTTACGTGACCGGAAAAGAGGAAGGGTCCGCTTCGACTCAGATCAGCGTATTCAACAAGGGTGATCTAAAACTGATCAAGAAAATCAAGCCTTGAAGAAGGCAGGACATCCCCCGTTCCTAAAACGGGGGATGGTTCTTAAAAAGGGGATTACCTCATCGAGGTAAGATCACGATACCCGCGGACCACTCCGTCCGCCAATGTTTTAGTGAACGTCAAGGCAACTCTCGCTTTTTCCGATGCAATCATTACTTCGTGCGCGTCCACGCTATTCGGATCGTAGACCATTTTTTGCGTAAGCTCGTCGGCTTCGACCTGCAGATCGTTTACGGATTTGAACGCGTTTCTCATCGCTTCGGAAAAACTTTCAGCAACGTAATCGGGAGAAACAGGCTCTTTTACGTCCTTGTAATGTCTATCGTCTGCGGCATTTACCGAAACCTTATCCCCTTTGGGAGTCAGGGGAAATCGGGAGTCCGAATATCCGGAATTGTAAGTGTACCAAAGTTTCGAATTAAAATCTATCTGCATCGTATTTTCCTAATGATTAAGCTCTTCCGATTTCGAGGGCTTTGTTGAACATCGCTTTCGAGCCTGTGATCATTTGCACGTTGGCTTCGTAGGATCTGGAAGCCGAAATCATGTCGGTCATTTCGGTGACTATATTGACATTCGGCATTTCCACATACCCTTTTTTAGGGCCGATTTGGATCGAATCCGGATGGGTCGGGTCGTATACCATGCGCAAAGGAGACATGTCCTTTTCAATCTTCATTACTTTCACGCCTTTTCCCTCGCCGGGAGAAATCCCGAACGGGTAGACGGGGCTTTTCCAACGAGTTCTGAGATTGACAGGGGTCAGAACGACCCTATCCCTACGAAAGGGACCGTCTCCGTTCGTATTTCTAGTCGTCGTCGAGTTGGCGATATTATTTCCGATTACGTCCATTCGTAGACGCTGTGCCGAGAGACCTGTTGCAGAAATATTAATCGAAGTGAAAAGTCCCATGTGCTTCCTTTCCTATTCCGCTATGTCCCATTTCCGGGATTAAGCGAGCCTCATTATGTTCTTTAAATCTCTATAATTCGCGTTTAAGCGGTCAGCCATAAGCATGTATTGCATCTGGGAATTGGAAGCATCTACGACTTCTTTTTCCGGATCCACGTTATTTCCATCGGCGCGCATGGTCGTAAGATAGTCTATGTTCGACTTCGGTTGCACTTGGCGATAATCCAGGGGGGTAAAGAAGGAAATATGTCTTTCGTCCTCGATTCTGGTGGGAATCGCTTTGGATGCTTCGATTTTTTCCGATTCCATCGCTCTCTTGATCATGGATTCGAAAATCACTTCGCTTCTCTTAAAATGGGGTACGTCCGCGTTCGCGATATTGTCCGAAATCACCTTTCTTTTTAACGTGGCCGCGTTCATCCCTCTTTCGAGCAGATCCTGAGTTTTCATGAAATGGGTTTTTTCGAACATAGGACACTCCCAACAAAAATTTCGGTTGAATTCGGGATTTCCCGAAGATAAAAAAAGGTTTCGGCAGAAAAATTTCGTTCAAAAAAGCTGGTGTGAGGGATAATAGAAACATGGAAGAAGGTTCCGAGGTAATCGAGATTAAGCCCGAATTAACGGCTCTTTTTAACGATTATTATGCCTTCCGAAACCAATTGATGGATGCGATCGCCAAGAAACCCAAGAAAATCGTTCTGAATCTAGGGCGTATTCCCGTTATGAATTCGATTTCGATCAGTTCCCTCGTTTGGTTCTGTAAAAACGCCCGGAGCGAGGGAATCGACATTAAGATTCTGGAAATCCACCCAGATCTGATGAAAACGTTCGAAATGTTGAAAATCGACGAATACTTCCAGCAAATCTAGACGGTGGATGATGACCTTGTTACTCCGAGTAGCGTAGGAAATTCCCTCGACAAAGGACCCGAAACCGATAGCCTGGGTCCGGATGAAAAAAGCGATCCTCTCTTTTGCCCTGATTTTATTTTTATCAGCTTGTCGTAAGCCTTTGCCTGAACGGATTCTAGGCGTTTGGGAAAATACGAAAACCTGCGGCGCGGAAGGAAATTGCAGATACCCGAATCCCGCTCTCGGTCCGAGCAAATTAACAGTTTTGGAAAACGGTTTGGCTTTGTATGCCGATCCCGAACTGGAAGGACCGAACAAAGGAAAAGAGTTTCACATCGAATACCTTCTCGAGGAAGAAAACACGAAATCCAAATCGCCGGAGTTGGTGTTCCGTTTCCTGAATTTGGGCTTCGAAATCCGTTATGTCATCGCCAAGTCGGACGAAGAGGAATTGGAACTTTTCAATCCGAAAAAGGAGAATACGGAAACCTATAGACGGGTCGGGAAAAAATAGATGTTCGGTTCGGGCAAAAAAGGTTCGCTACTGATTCTTTTATTTTGCCTTATATTGGATTCCGCTCCTCTACGTTCGGAAACGAACTCCGAAGAAACCCAGACTTTAGTGCCTGCTTCTCCCGAAGGAGAACTGCCTCCTCCCCCGCCTCCCACGGACAAAAGCGAGCTTTCCCGTCGCAAGTACCAGATCTTGGCGTTAAACACCGAGACGATCAATCTCCTTCGGGTGAATAATCTGGTCCGTTCCCTAACCAATATTGAAAAGATCAAAAAATTGGATCCGGATTGTTTGGAGTACCAGTATCTAAACGGAGCCTATCTTTATGCGATCGGACGTTATCCTCAGTCTAAAAAATCTTTGCTGAAGGCGATCGAAATCCATCCCGGACACGACCCTTCCTATTATTTGTTAGGGATGATTTTTGTACGGCGGAGTAAATGGGAATCTTCCGTTCCCTATTTTCAAAAAGCGGTGGAATTGGCGAATTACAATCCTTTCTACAGATTGAATTTGGCCCTCGCGTATTTCGAAACCGGGCAATATTTGCGTGCGAAAGCCGAGGCGGAAAAGGCGGTGGAATTAAAGCCGAATTTTCGGAACGCCAAATTGGTTCTGCTGAAATCGGATTTTGCCCTGGGAAACAAGGCCAATGCGTTGAGTCTCTGCAAAGAATTTGCCAAGGAAGGATTTCTTTCTAAGGAATTCGCTTATATATACGCGCGCCTCGCGATGGATATCGATAAGAATTTCCGCAAAGCCATCAAATTATATAATCAATTTCCGGATCTTCCGTTTAACGAGCGCAGATTTTTAGGCCACGCGTATTTCCACACGGCTAATTTTCGAGCCTCTGCCAACGTATATTCCGGTATTTTGGGCGCTAAAATATTAAGCGAAGAAGATAAGATCAACTATCTGCGATCTTTGGTTTTTACGAAGGACTATAGACGACTTGAGACTTTCGTTGCCGGATGGATTTCGGAAGAGCCGGATAAAAAGGTAAAAATCCAGGAGGCTCTGGATATAGCGGAATTGTTGAAAGATAACGATCCGAAAGTATATCATATGCTTCCTTCCCGATCACCTTACTGATTTTCGGCCTCTTTCCGTTTCGTGGGAAAACGTAAAAGGTAAGCGATGACCGCGATTCCTATGATTGCCATTCCGATCCTTACTCCTAAAACCGGGAGAAAAAAAGCGCTCAAAGCCATGGTAAGAACGATGGTGGAGATCGCGATGATTTTGGCGCGCATAGGAATCGCTTTATGGATCCGCCAGTCCCGAATGAAGGACCCGAAATACCTGTTGTTCATGAGCCAATTGTAAAAACGTTCCGACGCTTTTGCATAGCAAGCGGCAGCCGCCAAAAGGAACGGAGTAGTAGGAAGGCCGGGGACGAAAATCCCGATGACCCCAAGAATCACGCAAACGGTTCCGACAAATATCAATAGGAAACGCACGATTCCGGATTTGTGAGGTCGAACCTCGTCGCTGTAATCTTTATATTCTCGAGCCATAGAAAACCTCTAATATTCAATTTAGAATAAAAAAGGGAGGATCTCTCCTCCCTTTTTTAACGAACTCGAAAATTTTCGAACCGAAAAGATCAGGTATCTTTTAGAGCGGTTACGATTTCCTGAGTGGCTTTTTTCCCGTCCTGGAAGTACATCAGGCAGTTGTCCTGAATAAACAGAGGGTTCGGAACACCGGCAAATCCGGGACTGAGGGAACGTTTGATGACAATGATCGTCTTTGCTTTTTCCACGTCCAGGATAGGCATTCCGGCGATCGGAGAACCTGGGTCCGTTTTTGCCAGAGGGTTGACCACGTCGTTGGCTCCGTTGATGATCACTACGTCCACGGTATCGAAGGTAGGATTGATTTCGTCCATCTCCTTCATCTTATCGTAAGGGATATCCGCTTCGGCCAATAAAACGTTCATATGGCCCGGCATCCTTCCCGCTACAGGATGGATGGCGAACTCGACCTCTATGTTGCGATCGGTAAGTTGATTGTATAGATCCCGAACCGCGTGTTGGGCTTGCGCGACGGCCATTCCGTATCCGGGAACGATGACCACTCTCTGCGCCATATCCAAAAGCATCGCGACTTCTTCCGCAGAAGTGCTTTTCGTTTTTCCGGAATAAATGTCTCCGGCATCCGTAGTAGTGGTCGCTCCGCCGAGTCCTCCGAAGAGCACGTTCGGGAGAGAACGATTCATCGCTTTACACATGATCTGGGTCAAAATGATTCCGGAAGCTCCGACGAGGGAACCGGAGATAATTAACACGTTGTTTCCCAATACGAATCCGGTTGCGGAGGCCGCGATTCCGGAGTAGGAGTTCAACAGAGCGATTACCACCGGCATATCGGCTCCACCGATCGGCATAACCAGAAGAATGCCTAAAATGGATCCGGCGATCACTACGTACCAATACCAAGCGATTACGGTGGGTTGGGTTACGTTTAAATAACCTAAATACAAGGAAGCTGCAAACAGTAGGACTTTTACGATCTGATCGCCGAAATAGCGGACCGATTTTTCGGAAACCAATCCTTGCAGTTTTCCGAACGCGATCACGCTTCCCGTAAAAGTCACTGCTCCGATGATACCCGTTGCCGCAGTGGAAATCGTAAATTGGTAATTGGAAAGAAATTCGGTATTCTTGCCGGTTTCCAAAATCTCCATGAGAGAATTTCCACCGACTAAGAAGGAAGCCAAACCTCCGAACCCGTTCAAAAGCGCCACGAGTTGGGGCATTCCCGTCATTTCTACTTTGAGAGCGATGTACGTTCCGATCACCGTTCCGAGAAGAATTCCGGACGCGATCCAAATGATGTCCTCTTGGCCGATTTTACCGTATTCCAGGAAGACGCCGACTATGGCTAAGAACATCCCTACGGCTCCGGTAAGATTTCCGCGTACGGCCGTTTTAGGATGGGAAAGCAGCTTTAATCCGATGATAAAAAGAATGCTCGAAATTAAATAGAGTACGTTGATGAAAGCCTTATCCATTTAGATATTAATCCTTTTTCTTGAACATACCGAGCATGCGGTGGGTAACTACGAATCCTCCGACCACGTTGATCGTCGCACCGACGATCGCAAGGAACCCCAAAATCTTGACCAGCGGACTGTTGACAGCGTGGAGAGTTAAAACGGCTCCGATGATCGTGATTCCCGAAATCGCGTTGGACCCCGACATCAGCGGAGTGTGTAAAAGGGGCGGAATACGGGTGATGACTTCGAATCCTACGAATACTGCGAGGAGGAAAATCGTTAGGTAGCCTACGAACTGTTCCATATTAAGCTTCCTTGGGGTTAGATCGGCGGAAAATCGTAAAAAAGCCGAAACCCTAAAATCTGTTCGTTCACTTTTCCGGGATGCCTGCTTCCTGAAAACCCTTTTTTCGAAGTAAGCAGGAGTCGCATCTTCCGCAGGGTTTTCCTCCGATCGGGTCATAGCAGGAATGGGTCATGGAAAAAGGAACGCCCAATTTCGAGCCGAGGAGGACGATTTCTTTTTTTCCGAGATGTTGCAGGGGAGCGCATATTTCCAGCGGATGCCCTTCCACACCGGCTTTCGTTCCCTGACGAACCGCATCGGCATATGCTTTTAAAAATTCGGGCCTGCAATCCGGATAACCGGAATAATCCAAGGCGTTCACGCCGATGTACAGTCTCTTTGCCTGGATCCCTTCCGCCAAAGACACTCCGAAGGATAAAAATAGGATATTCCGACCTGGTACATACGTATTCGGAATACCGGCTTTTCCCAGGGAATTCTTGGGAACTTTCAACTTTTTTTCGGTAAGGGAGGAACCCAGAAAAAATTTAGGCTGTAGTTTTTGTATTAAATGCGGAATTCCTAGATGTTTCGCGATTTGCTTGGCCGATTTCAATTCGATCTTATGTTTTTGTTCGTAGTCAAAGGAAAGAGCCGTAGGATGATAACCGTCCTCTATAGCTTGGTATAGGCAAGTGGTAGAATCCAATCCTCCGGAAAAGAGAACCACTGCCTTCGGTCTTTCGGACTTCGAAACGGTGAGAACACTGTTAGATTCGGATTTAGAAAGCATCGGAGAAGATTGCCGGATCGTTATACGATATCTTTCGGCCCTTCGTAAATACAAGCGCTCGTACACGTTTCATGAAGGGTGATTTTTCGCAGTAGAGGGAGCTGGGGTTTCAGACGTTTCCATAGCCAAAGACAGATGTTTTCACTGGTAGGATTCTCCAATCCTGCCACATCGTTCAACAAATAATGATCTAGGTGATTTTCCAGTAACGGTTTTACAGACTTGCTCACTTCTGCAAAGTCCATCAACCAACCGGTGCCCGGATCTATTTTGCCTTTTAAATGAAGTTTGAAACGGAAACTGTGTCCGTGCATTCTCCTACACTTATGTCCCTCTGGAACGTTGGGCAGGAAATGCGCGGCATCAAAGCGGAATTCTTTTGTAAGTTCGATTTCTTCCATCAAGCTGGCCTAAGAAGGGTTTGCGGAAGGAGCACGAGGAAAGGGAATCTTGGATTCGTTCCCATAGGACCCGGAACTCGGATCTCCGAAGAAAAAAGGAGGGTATCCCCCTTATTTGACCAAGTCTTTAAGTATTTCCTGGCGTTTGGCGTCTTTTTGTTGTTGGTTCAACACTAGCCATTCGCGCTTGAGTTGCTTCTCGCTGAACCCCTTGGCTTCGGCGTATTTTTTGAGGAGTTTTGCGGTCTTCTGGTTCATACCTGACCAAATTTTCGGGTTTTAATCCGCTGTCAAGCAGTCTAGCATTCCTTGTAAGGGCAGGATATGCCGACGGGTTCGATTTCCACTGTCGCGTGCGGGATATGAAATTCCTCGGCTATGTCTCGAATTCGTTCTTTCAATTTTTGCGCGTGGGATATGGAGGTACCCGTCACACCTACGTGCAAAGTAAGGACGTGAAAGTCTCCATCCATAGACCACAAATGCAGATCGTGGACGGATTCCACGCCCTTTACGCCTAGGATCCGGGCTTCCAATTCTCCGGTATTGATTCCTTCCGGCGCAGACTGGAGATGCAGAAGCAATATCTTTCTTAAATTCCGGAAAGCCTGTATCCCGACCCAGACTGCGATTAAAACGGAAAGGAGCGGGTCTATCCAGGTCCAATCGAATAATAAAAGCGTAATACTTCCGAAGAACACCGCAATCCACCCTAAAACGTCTTCGAGAAGATGTAAGGCGACGGTTTGGCCGTTCAGACCGTCCACTTTTTTCATCTTGAATAAGGCGGCGCCGTTAACGGCGATTCCTAAAACGGACAATCCTAGCATTCCCCAACCGTTCGGCGAAGAGGGATTCCAGAGTTTGGGAATCGCAAAGAACAGAATCAGGACGGCTCCACCGAACAATGCAATGGAATTGACCAGGGCAGCCGACAATCCCAACCTCTTGTATCCGAAAGTGAACGTCTGTGTCCTAGGTCTAGCCGCGATTTTTTGGAAGGCCCAGGCTAGGGCCAAGAAACCGCTGTCGCCAAGATCGTGCAAGGAATCGGAAAGAATCGCCAAGCTACCGGAGAAATATCCACCTACGAGTTCCAAAATCGCGAACCCGAAATTCAGAATGAAAGCATATAAGAAAGCCTTCGAGCCGTCGGGTGTGGGACCGTGGGAATGGAAATGCCCGGTACTTCCCCCATGATCGTGATCGTGGTTTTCATGACGATGCGAA contains:
- the queC gene encoding 7-cyano-7-deazaguanine synthase QueC, with translation MLSKSESNSVLTVSKSERPKAVVLFSGGLDSTTCLYQAIEDGYHPTALSFDYEQKHKIELKSAKQIAKHLGIPHLIQKLQPKFFLGSSLTEKKLKVPKNSLGKAGIPNTYVPGRNILFLSFGVSLAEGIQAKRLYIGVNALDYSGYPDCRPEFLKAYADAVRQGTKAGVEGHPLEICAPLQHLGKKEIVLLGSKLGVPFSMTHSCYDPIGGKPCGRCDSCLLRKKGFQEAGIPEK
- a CDS encoding cation diffusion facilitator family transporter, which codes for MHGHSHRHENHDHDHGGSTGHFHSHGPTPDGSKAFLYAFILNFGFAILELVGGYFSGSLAILSDSLHDLGDSGFLALAWAFQKIAARPRTQTFTFGYKRLGLSAALVNSIALFGGAVLILFFAIPKLWNPSSPNGWGMLGLSVLGIAVNGAALFKMKKVDGLNGQTVALHLLEDVLGWIAVFFGSITLLLFDWTWIDPLLSVLIAVWVGIQAFRNLRKILLLHLQSAPEGINTGELEARILGVKGVESVHDLHLWSMDGDFHVLTLHVGVTGTSISHAQKLKERIRDIAEEFHIPHATVEIEPVGISCPYKEC
- the queD gene encoding 6-carboxytetrahydropterin synthase QueD; this encodes MEEIELTKEFRFDAAHFLPNVPEGHKCRRMHGHSFRFKLHLKGKIDPGTGWLMDFAEVSKSVKPLLENHLDHYLLNDVAGLENPTSENICLWLWKRLKPQLPLLRKITLHETCTSACIYEGPKDIV